The Geotrypetes seraphini chromosome 8, aGeoSer1.1, whole genome shotgun sequence genome includes a region encoding these proteins:
- the RILPL1 gene encoding RILP-like protein 1 isoform X3: protein MEGGVSALEKNVAELTVMDVYDIASVVGQEFERVIDVYGCEAIARLMPKVVRVLEILEVLVSRNHINPETEELRLELDRLRVERADRIEKERKHQKELAIVEDVWREEAQDLLTQIAQLQEENKQLMNNLSSKDVNFTEEEFQKHEGMSERERQVMKKLKEVVDKQRDEIRAKDRELGLKNEDIEALQQQQNRFIKINQDLRHRVTVVEAQGKALIEQKVELETYLQAKEQEFGKLRAEYGKLREKLQGEQGPDGGEIETEPNTEDSAPDSERLALDLTDPNRPRFTLQELRDVLHERNELKAKVFLLQEEIAYYKSEETEDENKTTQPPSIIQPKTPTQQESGIKRLMFTAIMPMVAAGLIPDDPTLQPIRRLVSLV, encoded by the exons ATGGAAGGCGGCGTGTCAGCCCTGGAGAAGAATGTGGCTGAGCTGACTGTTATGGACGTGTATGACATTGCCTCGGTGGTGGGGCAGGAGTTCGAGCGCGTGATAGACGTGTACGGCTGCGAGGCCATCGCCCGCCTGATGCCCAAAGTGGTCCGGGTGCTAGAGATCCTGGAGGTTCTGGTCAGCCGGAACCACATCAATCCCGAAACGGAGGAGCTCAGGCTGGAGCTGGATCGGCTAAGGGTGGAGAGGGCGGACAGGATTGAGAAGGAAAGGAAGCACCAGAAG GAATTAGCAATTGTAGAGGATGTTTGGCGAGAAGAAGCCCAGGACCTTCTCACGCAGATTGCTCAACTCCAAGAAGAGAACAAACAACTTATGAACAATCTTTCATCAAAGGATGTGAATTTTACTGAAGAGGAATTTCAGAAACATGAAG GTATGTCGGAGCGAGAGAGACAAGTCATGAAGAAGCTGAAAGAAGTGGTGGACAAACAAAGGGATGAGATCCGAGCAAAAGACCGAGAACTGGGTCTTAAAAACGAAGACATAGAGGCA CTGCAGCAACAGCAGAACCGGTTCATAAAGATTAATCAGGACCTGCGGCACAGGGTCACTGTGGTAGAAGCACAGGGAAAAGCTCTCATTGAGCAGAAGGTGGAACTGGAAACTTATCTACAGGCCAAAGAGCAGGAGTTTGGGAAGTTAAGGGCAGAATATGGCAAGCTGCGGGAAAAACTGCAGGGAGAGCAAGGCCCGGATGGAGGGGAAATCGAG ACCGAGCCAAACACTGAAGACTCTGCTCCTGATTCTGAGAGATTAGCTCTGGATTTGACAGATCCAAATCGCCCAAGGTTTACATTGCAAGAGCTCCGGGACGTCCTACATGAGAGGAACGAGTTGAAAGCTAAAGTCTTTCTGTTACAGGAGGAGATTGCTTACTATAAAAG TGAGGAAACAGAGGATGAAAACAAGACTACACAGCCTCCATCAATAATTCAACCCAAAACTCCCACCCAGCAGGAGTCTGGAATCAAGCGACT GATGTTTACGGCCATAATGCCGATGGTAGCAGCTGGATTGATTCCAGATGATCCCACATTGCAGCCAATCAGAAGACTTGTTTCTCTT gtttag
- the RILPL1 gene encoding RILP-like protein 1 isoform X1, giving the protein MEGGVSALEKNVAELTVMDVYDIASVVGQEFERVIDVYGCEAIARLMPKVVRVLEILEVLVSRNHINPETEELRLELDRLRVERADRIEKERKHQKELAIVEDVWREEAQDLLTQIAQLQEENKQLMNNLSSKDVNFTEEEFQKHEGMSERERQVMKKLKEVVDKQRDEIRAKDRELGLKNEDIEALQQQQNRFIKINQDLRHRVTVVEAQGKALIEQKVELETYLQAKEQEFGKLRAEYGKLREKLQGEQGPDGGEIETEPNTEDSAPDSERLALDLTDPNRPRFTLQELRDVLHERNELKAKVFLLQEEIAYYKSEETEDENKTTQPPSIIQPKTPTQQESGIKRLFSFFSRDKKRMSTTQRNNHYQESFGIWAEYNNGDDYTEQGQEALQHL; this is encoded by the exons ATGGAAGGCGGCGTGTCAGCCCTGGAGAAGAATGTGGCTGAGCTGACTGTTATGGACGTGTATGACATTGCCTCGGTGGTGGGGCAGGAGTTCGAGCGCGTGATAGACGTGTACGGCTGCGAGGCCATCGCCCGCCTGATGCCCAAAGTGGTCCGGGTGCTAGAGATCCTGGAGGTTCTGGTCAGCCGGAACCACATCAATCCCGAAACGGAGGAGCTCAGGCTGGAGCTGGATCGGCTAAGGGTGGAGAGGGCGGACAGGATTGAGAAGGAAAGGAAGCACCAGAAG GAATTAGCAATTGTAGAGGATGTTTGGCGAGAAGAAGCCCAGGACCTTCTCACGCAGATTGCTCAACTCCAAGAAGAGAACAAACAACTTATGAACAATCTTTCATCAAAGGATGTGAATTTTACTGAAGAGGAATTTCAGAAACATGAAG GTATGTCGGAGCGAGAGAGACAAGTCATGAAGAAGCTGAAAGAAGTGGTGGACAAACAAAGGGATGAGATCCGAGCAAAAGACCGAGAACTGGGTCTTAAAAACGAAGACATAGAGGCA CTGCAGCAACAGCAGAACCGGTTCATAAAGATTAATCAGGACCTGCGGCACAGGGTCACTGTGGTAGAAGCACAGGGAAAAGCTCTCATTGAGCAGAAGGTGGAACTGGAAACTTATCTACAGGCCAAAGAGCAGGAGTTTGGGAAGTTAAGGGCAGAATATGGCAAGCTGCGGGAAAAACTGCAGGGAGAGCAAGGCCCGGATGGAGGGGAAATCGAG ACCGAGCCAAACACTGAAGACTCTGCTCCTGATTCTGAGAGATTAGCTCTGGATTTGACAGATCCAAATCGCCCAAGGTTTACATTGCAAGAGCTCCGGGACGTCCTACATGAGAGGAACGAGTTGAAAGCTAAAGTCTTTCTGTTACAGGAGGAGATTGCTTACTATAAAAG TGAGGAAACAGAGGATGAAAACAAGACTACACAGCCTCCATCAATAATTCAACCCAAAACTCCCACCCAGCAGGAGTCTGGAATCAAGCGACT gtttagCTTTTTCTCACGAGATAAAAAACGCATGTCAACCACACAGAGAAATAACCACTACCAAGAATCTTTTGGCATTTGGGCAGAATACAACAATGGTGATGACTACACTGAACAAGGCCAAGAGGCTCTACAGCACCTGTGA
- the RILPL1 gene encoding RILP-like protein 1 isoform X2 — protein sequence MEGGVSALEKNVAELTVMDVYDIASVVGQEFERVIDVYGCEAIARLMPKVVRVLEILEVLVSRNHINPETEELRLELDRLRVERADRIEKERKHQKELAIVEDVWREEAQDLLTQIAQLQEENKQLMNNLSSKDVNFTEEEFQKHEGMSERERQVMKKLKEVVDKQRDEIRAKDRELGLKNEDIEALQQQQNRFIKINQDLRHRVTVVEAQGKALIEQKVELETYLQAKEQEFGKLRAEYGKLREKLQGEQGPDGGEIETEPNTEDSAPDSERLALDLTDPNRPRFTLQELRDVLHERNELKAKVFLLQEEIAYYKSEETEDENKTTQPPSIIQPKTPTQQESGIKRLFESHLKYSYLLIFTSWLVCLLSIVILLQDVYGHNADGSSWIDSR from the exons ATGGAAGGCGGCGTGTCAGCCCTGGAGAAGAATGTGGCTGAGCTGACTGTTATGGACGTGTATGACATTGCCTCGGTGGTGGGGCAGGAGTTCGAGCGCGTGATAGACGTGTACGGCTGCGAGGCCATCGCCCGCCTGATGCCCAAAGTGGTCCGGGTGCTAGAGATCCTGGAGGTTCTGGTCAGCCGGAACCACATCAATCCCGAAACGGAGGAGCTCAGGCTGGAGCTGGATCGGCTAAGGGTGGAGAGGGCGGACAGGATTGAGAAGGAAAGGAAGCACCAGAAG GAATTAGCAATTGTAGAGGATGTTTGGCGAGAAGAAGCCCAGGACCTTCTCACGCAGATTGCTCAACTCCAAGAAGAGAACAAACAACTTATGAACAATCTTTCATCAAAGGATGTGAATTTTACTGAAGAGGAATTTCAGAAACATGAAG GTATGTCGGAGCGAGAGAGACAAGTCATGAAGAAGCTGAAAGAAGTGGTGGACAAACAAAGGGATGAGATCCGAGCAAAAGACCGAGAACTGGGTCTTAAAAACGAAGACATAGAGGCA CTGCAGCAACAGCAGAACCGGTTCATAAAGATTAATCAGGACCTGCGGCACAGGGTCACTGTGGTAGAAGCACAGGGAAAAGCTCTCATTGAGCAGAAGGTGGAACTGGAAACTTATCTACAGGCCAAAGAGCAGGAGTTTGGGAAGTTAAGGGCAGAATATGGCAAGCTGCGGGAAAAACTGCAGGGAGAGCAAGGCCCGGATGGAGGGGAAATCGAG ACCGAGCCAAACACTGAAGACTCTGCTCCTGATTCTGAGAGATTAGCTCTGGATTTGACAGATCCAAATCGCCCAAGGTTTACATTGCAAGAGCTCCGGGACGTCCTACATGAGAGGAACGAGTTGAAAGCTAAAGTCTTTCTGTTACAGGAGGAGATTGCTTACTATAAAAG TGAGGAAACAGAGGATGAAAACAAGACTACACAGCCTCCATCAATAATTCAACCCAAAACTCCCACCCAGCAGGAGTCTGGAATCAAGCGACT atTTGAATCTCATCTTAAGTACagttatttacttatttttacCTCCTGGCTTGTCTGCCTTCTCTCCATTGTGATATTGTTACAG GATGTTTACGGCCATAATGCCGATGGTAGCAGCTGGATTGATTCCAGATGA